In the Pseudonocardia cypriaca genome, one interval contains:
- a CDS encoding TrpB-like pyridoxal phosphate-dependent enzyme, whose amino-acid sequence MTRWTLPPEKIPSAWFNVAPHLPKPLEPPLHPGTRQPVGPDDLAPLFPMALIGQEVSTEPWIDVPGEVLDILRLWRPTPLVRAVRLERALGTPARIYFKDESVSPAGSHKPNTAVAQAFYNAQEGITRLSTETGAGQWGTALAFACAQFGLDLQVYMVRASYEQKPYRRVAMETWGGSVVASPVDDPQHPGSLGTAISDAVRDCVSRDDTHYALGSVLNHVLLHQTVIGLEAKEQLELAGERLPDVVIAPCGGGSNLGGIAFPFVPDAAVRLVAVEPVSCPTLTQGRFDYDFGDTEGLTPLLPMYTLGHDFVPPSIHAGGLRYHGDSPLVSALVRDGRMEAVAYPQGKVFEAAVQFARAEGKIAAPEAAHAIRAAIDEALAAKETGEERVILFNYCGHGFLDLSAYDDYLHGRLPDEQG is encoded by the coding sequence ATGACCCGATGGACGTTGCCGCCCGAGAAGATCCCCAGCGCGTGGTTCAACGTCGCGCCGCACCTTCCGAAGCCCCTCGAACCGCCGCTGCACCCGGGTACGCGGCAGCCCGTCGGGCCGGACGACCTGGCGCCGCTCTTCCCGATGGCGCTGATCGGGCAGGAGGTCTCCACGGAGCCGTGGATCGACGTGCCCGGCGAGGTGCTCGACATCCTGCGGCTCTGGCGGCCCACCCCGCTCGTGCGGGCGGTCCGGCTGGAGCGTGCGCTCGGCACGCCTGCGCGGATCTACTTCAAGGACGAGTCGGTGTCGCCCGCCGGCAGCCACAAGCCCAACACGGCCGTCGCGCAGGCCTTCTACAACGCCCAGGAGGGCATCACGCGCCTGTCCACCGAGACCGGCGCGGGGCAGTGGGGTACCGCCCTCGCGTTCGCCTGCGCCCAGTTCGGCCTCGACCTGCAGGTCTACATGGTGCGCGCGTCGTACGAGCAGAAGCCGTACCGCCGGGTCGCGATGGAGACGTGGGGCGGCTCCGTGGTCGCCTCGCCGGTGGACGACCCGCAGCACCCCGGCTCCCTCGGCACGGCGATCTCGGACGCCGTGCGGGACTGCGTCTCCCGCGACGACACGCACTACGCGCTCGGGTCGGTCCTCAACCACGTGCTGCTGCACCAGACCGTGATCGGGCTGGAGGCCAAGGAGCAGCTGGAGCTGGCGGGGGAGCGGCTGCCGGACGTGGTGATCGCGCCGTGCGGCGGCGGCTCGAACCTCGGCGGCATCGCGTTCCCGTTCGTGCCGGACGCCGCGGTCCGGCTCGTGGCCGTCGAACCGGTGTCCTGCCCGACGCTGACGCAAGGGCGGTTCGACTACGACTTCGGTGACACCGAGGGCCTCACCCCGCTGCTGCCGATGTACACGCTCGGACACGACTTCGTCCCGCCGTCGATCCACGCGGGCGGGCTGCGCTACCACGGCGACTCACCGCTGGTCTCCGCGCTCGTCCGCGACGGCCGGATGGAGGCTGTCGCCTACCCGCAGGGGAAGGTGTTCGAGGCGGCCGTCCAGTTCGCCCGGGCCGAGGGCAAGATCGCGGCCCCGGAGGCCGCCCACGCCATCCGGGCCGCGATCGACGAGGCCCTGGCAGCGAAGGAGACGGGTGAGGAGCGGGTGATCCTCTTCAACTACTGCGGCCACGGCTTCCTGGACCTGTCGGCGTACGACGACTACCTCCACGGCCGGCTGCCCGACGAGCAGGGCTGA
- a CDS encoding RNA polymerase-binding protein RbpA, with product MSGGNAIRGTRVGAGPMGESERGETAPRSRIPYFCANGHVTTPSFANEADIPESWDCPRCGLPAGRDGENPPAPPRTEPYKTHLAYVKERRSDADGAAILEEALNRLRASRELP from the coding sequence ATGTCCGGCGGCAACGCGATCCGCGGCACCCGGGTGGGGGCCGGTCCGATGGGGGAGTCCGAGCGAGGCGAGACCGCGCCACGCTCGCGCATCCCCTACTTCTGCGCGAACGGCCACGTCACCACCCCATCGTTCGCCAACGAGGCGGACATCCCCGAGTCGTGGGACTGCCCGCGCTGCGGCCTGCCCGCGGGCCGGGACGGGGAGAACCCGCCGGCACCGCCGCGCACCGAGCCGTACAAGACGCACCTCGCCTACGTGAAGGAGCGGCGCAGCGACGCCGACGGCGCGGCCATCCTCGAGGAGGCGCTCAACCGCCTCCGCGCCTCCCGCGAGCTGCCCTAG
- the secG gene encoding preprotein translocase subunit SecG: MELALQIVLIISSVLLVLLILLHRGRGGGLSTLFGGGVQSSLSGSSVVEKNLDRLTLFVGAIWVIAIIGTGLLVRVGA; this comes from the coding sequence ATGGAACTGGCCCTGCAGATCGTGCTGATCATCTCCAGCGTGCTGCTCGTGCTGCTGATCCTGCTCCACCGTGGCCGTGGTGGAGGGCTCTCGACCCTCTTCGGCGGCGGGGTGCAGTCGAGCCTGTCGGGGTCGAGCGTGGTCGAGAAGAACCTCGACCGGCTCACGCTGTTCGTCGGTGCGATCTGGGTGATCGCGATCATCGGCACCGGGCTGTTGGTCCGGGTCGGGGCCTGA
- the tpiA gene encoding triose-phosphate isomerase → MAVRTPLIAGNWKMNCNHLEALALVQKIAFALPEKYFDKVEVAVLPPFTDIRSVQTLIDGDKLKLVHGAQDLSPHDSGAYTGDVSGVMLAKLGCRYVVVGHSERREYHREDDALVNRKVQAAVKHGIVPILCVGENLEVREAGEHVAHTTRQVTAALEKVQSQHAQNLVIAYEPVWAIGTGRVASAADAQEVCAAIRETVATKYGEAIATSVRVLYGGSVKAKNVGEIVAEKDIDGALVGGASLDADEFAQLCAIAAGGPLP, encoded by the coding sequence ATGGCCGTTCGCACGCCGCTCATCGCCGGCAACTGGAAGATGAACTGCAACCACCTCGAGGCGCTCGCGCTGGTGCAGAAGATCGCCTTCGCACTGCCGGAGAAGTATTTCGACAAGGTCGAGGTGGCGGTGCTGCCGCCGTTCACCGACATCCGCTCGGTGCAGACGCTCATCGACGGCGACAAGCTGAAGCTCGTGCACGGGGCGCAGGACCTGTCGCCGCACGACTCCGGCGCCTACACCGGTGACGTCTCCGGCGTGATGCTCGCGAAGCTCGGCTGCCGCTACGTGGTGGTCGGGCACTCCGAGCGGCGCGAGTACCACCGTGAGGACGACGCGCTGGTCAACCGCAAGGTGCAGGCGGCGGTCAAGCACGGGATCGTCCCGATCCTGTGCGTCGGGGAGAACCTGGAGGTGCGGGAGGCGGGCGAGCACGTCGCCCACACCACCCGCCAGGTCACCGCGGCGCTGGAGAAGGTGCAGAGCCAGCACGCGCAGAACCTCGTGATCGCCTACGAACCGGTGTGGGCGATCGGCACCGGCCGCGTCGCGAGCGCGGCCGACGCGCAGGAGGTGTGCGCGGCGATCCGCGAAACCGTCGCGACCAAGTACGGCGAGGCCATCGCCACGAGCGTCCGGGTGCTCTACGGGGGCTCGGTGAAGGCCAAGAACGTCGGCGAGATCGTGGCCGAGAAGGACATCGACGGCGCACTCGTCGGCGGTGCCAGCCTGGACGCCGACGAGTTCGCGCAGCTCTGCGCCATTGCCGCGGGCGGTCCCCTCCCGTAA
- a CDS encoding phosphoglycerate kinase, which produces MKTLDDLLAEGVSGRTVLVRSDLNVPLDGSRITDDGRIRASVPTLQKLREAGARVVVTAHLGRPKGGPDPKFSLAPVAGRLGELLGAEVTLADHGEEAQAAVGALADGGVVLLENIRFDPRETSKNDDERAALAHELAALTGANGAFVSDGFGVVHRKQASVYDVAQDLPAYAGGLVLTEVEVLRRLTESPERPYAVVLGGSKVSDKLAVIEALLPKVDALLVGGGMCFTFLAAQGYGVGDSLLEGDQIDTCRTLLETGKIVLPSDVVVADDFSADAKTQTVSADAIPDGWKGLDIGPDSVAAFADVLGRAATVFWNGPMGVFELAPFAEGTRGVAQAIVDSGAYSVVGGGDSAAAVRALGLPEDGFSHISTGGGASLEYLEGKSLPGIAVLEK; this is translated from the coding sequence GTGAAGACGCTCGACGACCTCCTCGCCGAGGGCGTGTCCGGGCGGACCGTGCTGGTCCGCTCGGACCTGAACGTCCCGCTCGACGGCTCCCGGATCACCGACGACGGCCGGATCCGGGCATCGGTGCCCACGTTGCAGAAGCTCCGCGAGGCCGGGGCGCGCGTGGTCGTCACCGCGCACCTCGGACGGCCGAAGGGCGGGCCGGACCCGAAGTTCTCCCTCGCCCCGGTCGCCGGGCGGCTCGGTGAGCTGCTCGGGGCCGAGGTCACCCTCGCCGACCACGGCGAGGAGGCGCAGGCGGCCGTCGGCGCGTTGGCCGACGGCGGGGTCGTGCTGCTGGAGAACATCCGGTTCGACCCCCGCGAGACGTCCAAGAACGACGACGAGCGCGCCGCGCTGGCCCACGAGCTCGCCGCGCTGACCGGGGCGAACGGCGCGTTCGTCTCGGACGGCTTCGGGGTGGTGCACCGCAAGCAGGCGTCCGTCTACGACGTGGCGCAGGACCTCCCCGCGTACGCGGGCGGGCTGGTGCTCACCGAGGTCGAGGTGCTGCGGCGGCTCACCGAGTCGCCCGAGCGGCCCTACGCCGTGGTGCTCGGCGGCTCGAAGGTCTCCGACAAGCTCGCGGTGATCGAGGCGCTGCTGCCGAAGGTCGACGCGCTGCTCGTCGGCGGGGGCATGTGCTTCACGTTCCTCGCGGCCCAGGGGTACGGCGTCGGCGACTCGCTGCTGGAGGGCGACCAGATCGACACCTGCCGCACCCTGCTGGAGACCGGCAAGATCGTGCTGCCCTCCGACGTGGTGGTGGCCGACGACTTCTCCGCCGACGCGAAGACGCAGACCGTCTCGGCGGACGCCATCCCGGACGGGTGGAAGGGCCTCGACATCGGCCCGGACTCGGTCGCGGCGTTCGCCGATGTGCTGGGCCGCGCGGCCACCGTGTTCTGGAACGGGCCGATGGGCGTGTTCGAGCTGGCACCGTTCGCCGAGGGCACCCGCGGGGTGGCGCAGGCGATCGTCGACTCGGGCGCGTACAGCGTGGTGGGCGGCGGCGACTCGGCCGCCGCGGTGCGGGCGCTCGGCCTGCCCGAGGACGGGTTCTCGCACATCTCCACCGGCGGCGGCGCGTCGCTGGAGTACCTGGAGGGCAAGTCCCTCCCCGGCATCGCCGTCCTGGAGAAGTAG
- the gap gene encoding type I glyceraldehyde-3-phosphate dehydrogenase, giving the protein MTVRVGVNGFGRIGRNFWRAVDAQRAAGTTDIEIVAVNDITDNATLAGLLKYDSILGRLPYEVSHTDDEIIVDGKGFKGLAVRDPAELPWKDLGVDVVVESTGIFTKREGASKHLDAGAKKVIISAPATEPDLTVVMGVNDDAYDGSQTIISNASCTTNCLAPLAKVIDDAFGIEKGLMTTIHAYTQDQNLQDGPHKDKRRARAAALNVVPTSTGAAKAIGLVLPHLNGKLDGYSLRVPVPTGSITDLTVDLRQEASVEEVNAAYKAAAESGPLKGFLRYSEDPIVSSDIVTDPASCIFDAPLTKVIGNQVKVFGWYDNEWGYSNRLVDITDLVASKL; this is encoded by the coding sequence ATGACCGTGCGGGTGGGCGTGAACGGGTTCGGTCGCATCGGCCGCAACTTCTGGCGGGCGGTGGACGCCCAGCGGGCGGCCGGCACCACCGACATCGAGATCGTCGCGGTGAACGACATCACCGACAACGCGACGCTGGCGGGGCTGCTCAAGTACGACTCGATCCTCGGCAGGCTGCCCTACGAGGTGAGCCACACCGACGACGAGATCATCGTCGACGGCAAGGGCTTCAAGGGCCTCGCCGTGCGCGACCCCGCCGAGCTGCCGTGGAAGGACCTCGGCGTCGACGTCGTGGTCGAGTCCACCGGCATCTTCACCAAGCGCGAGGGCGCCAGCAAGCACCTCGACGCGGGCGCGAAGAAGGTCATCATCTCCGCCCCCGCGACGGAGCCCGACCTCACGGTCGTCATGGGCGTGAACGACGACGCGTACGACGGCTCGCAGACCATCATCTCCAACGCGTCCTGCACCACGAACTGCCTCGCGCCGCTGGCGAAGGTGATCGACGACGCGTTCGGGATCGAGAAGGGTCTGATGACCACGATCCACGCGTACACGCAGGACCAGAACCTGCAGGACGGCCCGCACAAGGACAAGCGCCGCGCCCGCGCCGCCGCCCTGAACGTGGTGCCCACCTCCACGGGTGCCGCGAAGGCGATCGGCCTCGTGCTGCCGCACCTCAACGGCAAGCTCGACGGCTACTCGCTGCGCGTCCCGGTGCCCACGGGCTCGATCACCGACCTCACGGTCGACCTGCGCCAGGAGGCGTCGGTCGAGGAGGTCAACGCCGCGTACAAGGCGGCCGCCGAGAGCGGCCCGCTGAAGGGCTTCCTGCGGTACAGCGAGGACCCGATCGTCTCCTCCGACATCGTCACCGACCCGGCGTCCTGCATCTTCGACGCGCCGCTGACCAAGGTCATCGGCAACCAGGTGAAGGTCTTCGGCTGGTACGACAACGAGTGGGGCTACTCGAACCGCCTCGTCGACATCACGGACCTGGTGGCGTCCAAGCTGTGA
- a CDS encoding O-methyltransferase, with the protein MDDVVRAVIDRVTDAAARHDATQADRLDRWRVLEPDAGRFLWFLAQAVAARTVVEVGTSRGVSTLWLADAARATGGRVVSFDTDPAAQRDAATSLAEAGLDGYVDLRPEDGGAGLAALGDGEVDLLFLDAERTEYPSWWPHPVRVLRAGGVLVADNALSHPDEIAPLEVLLRRDLTAVTTIPVGKGELVARRAEP; encoded by the coding sequence GTGGACGACGTGGTGCGGGCCGTGATCGACCGGGTGACCGACGCCGCGGCGCGGCACGACGCCACCCAGGCCGACCGGCTCGACCGCTGGCGGGTGCTCGAACCGGACGCGGGCCGGTTCCTCTGGTTCCTCGCGCAGGCCGTCGCCGCCCGGACCGTCGTGGAGGTCGGCACCTCGCGCGGCGTCTCCACGCTCTGGCTGGCCGACGCCGCGCGGGCGACCGGCGGCAGGGTGGTCAGCTTCGACACAGATCCGGCCGCGCAGCGCGACGCCGCGACGAGCCTCGCCGAGGCCGGACTGGACGGGTACGTCGACCTGCGGCCGGAGGACGGCGGCGCCGGTCTCGCCGCGCTCGGTGACGGCGAGGTCGACCTGCTGTTCCTCGACGCGGAGCGCACCGAGTACCCCTCGTGGTGGCCGCACCCGGTCCGCGTGCTGCGCGCGGGCGGGGTGCTCGTCGCCGACAACGCGCTGTCGCACCCCGACGAGATCGCTCCGCTCGAGGTCCTGCTCCGCCGCGATCTCACGGCCGTCACGACGATCCCGGTCGGCAAGGGGGAGCTCGTCGCCCGCCGGGCCGAGCCGTGA